A single Sylvia atricapilla isolate bSylAtr1 chromosome 11, bSylAtr1.pri, whole genome shotgun sequence DNA region contains:
- the AMT gene encoding LOW QUALITY PROTEIN: aminomethyltransferase, mitochondrial (The sequence of the model RefSeq protein was modified relative to this genomic sequence to represent the inferred CDS: deleted 2 bases in 1 codon): MSQAPRGRSEPCRERRKRKMLRTGCRAALSRRPPGSAPRRGAGGTGAGEDGLKQTPLDALHRARGGRMVPFAGWTLPLHYGQGHLQSHLHTRRHCSLFDVSHMLQTLVYGRDRIRFMESLVVGDIAELKPGQGTLTLLTNEKGGITDDLIVTNTSEDHLYVVSNAACADKDLAILRDRAAQLQATGSDVHLEVSDNALLALQGPSMARVLQAGLSDDLAKLSFMNSITTTVFGVAGCRVTRCGYTGEDGVEISVPAARAVELAEQLLGVPDVWLAGLAARDSLRLEAGLCLYGNDIDETVTPAEAGLMWTLGKRRRVAMDFPGAAVIMAQVKDKPRRRRVGLTSVGPAIRPHMAILGPEGRPVGTVTSGCPSPCLGKNIAMGYVEAAHSRAGTELTVEVRKKQHPAVITKMPFVPTQYYMAK; this comes from the exons ATGTCCCAGGCGCCCCGGGGCCGGTCCGAGCCGTGccgggag aggaggaagaggaagatgctGCGGACGGGCTGCCGCGCCGCTCTGTCCCGCCGGCCCCCGGGCTCGGCGCCGCGGAGAGGGGCCGGGGGAACTGGGGCCGGGGAGGACGGGCTGAAGCAGACGCCGCTGGATGCCCTGCATCGGGCCCGCGGCGGGCGGATGGTGCCGTTCGCCGGCTGGACCCTTCCGCTGCACTACgggcagggccacctccagtCACACCTGCACACTCGCCGCCACTGCTCCCTCTTCGACGTCTCCCATATGCTGCAG ACCCTGGTGTACGGCCGGGACCGCATCAGGTTCATGGAGAGCCTGGTAGTGGGGGACATCGCCGAGCTGAAGCCGGGACAG GGCACCCTGACGCTGCTCACCAACGAGAAGGGCGGCATCACAGATGACCTCATCGTCACCAACACGTCAGAAGATCACCTCTACGTGGTGTCCAACGCCGCCTGTGCTGACAAGGACTTGGCCATCCTGAGG GACAGAGCGGCACAGCTGCAGGCCACCGGCAGTGACGTACACCTGGAGGTGTCAGACAACGCGCTGCTGGCTCTGCAAG GTCCCTCCATGGCACGAgttctgcaggcagggctgtcagATGACCTGGCCAAGCTCTCCTTTATGAATAGCATCACCACAACCGTCTTCGGCGTGGCGGGCTGCCGGGTCACACGCTGCGGTTACACCGGCGAGGATGGTGTGGAG ATCTCAGTGCCCGCGGCACGGGCAGTGGAGCTGGccgagcagctcctgggggtcCCCGATGTGTGGCtagcagggctggcagccagggacagcCTGCGCCTGGAGGCCGGGCTCTGCCTCTATGGCAATGACATCGATGAGACTGTCACTCCTGCCGAGGCCGGGCTGATGTGGACCTTGG GGAAGCGCCGGCGTGTGGCCATGGAtttccctggtgctgctgtcaTCATGGCACAAGTGAAAGATAAGCCGAGGCGCAGGCGTGTGGGGCTGACGTCGGTGGGACCTGCCATCCGGCCCCACATGGCCATCCTGGGTCCTGAAGGCAGGCCTGTGG GCACAGTGACCAGCGGATGTCCATCACCCTGCTTGGGCAAGAACATCGCCATGGGCTACGTGGAGGCAGCACATAGCCGGGCTGGCACCGAGCTCACCGTCGAGGTGCGGAAGAAGCAGCACCCTGCTGTCATCACCAAGATGCCCTTCGTGCCCACCCAGTACTACATGGCCAAGTGA
- the TCTA gene encoding T-cell leukemia translocation-altered gene protein, with protein sequence MAAVAAGWQPPWRALAALGRELAAEWAAQDVRAALCQLLLLWLGISLLGVRLAWRAYGGAVAALCYRTGPSSRRSPGTASGASPARHRAHSLSPASPAGRNGAAERHCPPRDGPAGSEPMKTHWE encoded by the exons AtggcggcggtggcggcgggcTGGCAGCCGCCGTGGCGGGCGCTGGCCGCGCTGGGCCGGGAGCTGGCGGCTGAGTGGGCGGCACAGGATGTGCGGGCCGcgctgtgccagctgctgctgctctggctgggcaTCAGCCTACTGGGCGTCCGCCTGGCCTGGCGTGCCTACGGCGGGGCGGTGGCCGCGCTCTGCTACCGGACCGGCCCCTCGAGCCGCCGCTCCCCCGGCACCGCTTCCGGGGCCTCGCCCGCCCGGCACCGCGCGcactccctgtcccctgccagcccgGCGGGACGCAACGGCGCCGCCGAGCGGCACTGCCCGCCCCG GGATGGCCCAGCAGGCTCAGAGCCCATGAAGACACACTGGGAGTGA
- the CDHR4 gene encoding cadherin-related family member 4, with amino-acid sequence MGMHGHLTFLLLSLCAPGTFTRATVLPDLPRVVTLSEDTVPGTRVAEVTVSCSNSSGSPNVTLDSIEPNHPFNSITISSDPMDATTFQAEVTLAAGAELDARQVNQYTLVLRAACPGEDEVEERLSVRVTPGHVLRCDSPFASAEGDVVRVLADVAPRTPLYAVLPQPLGGRKFWLRNHDTPLKLTRRGLVLAPDNGFDPCKDIQTFRLEIEVTDRHGHNCSGAVKVEVLPSCHPRITFPEPHQAVTVTEGIGPWEVVTQVRARGDNVRYTILAPVAPELFTIDEVTGEIRSTRRLEVTRAHLLIRAYNALHPEDHATTTVNITVQETDHWAPRCVPAIFVSQVPETVSPGSTLVRLRCTDSTSTDRCLHYALEGPPSSLSHFCMEGPQLKVNTTLDYDSEAMSALGFQFTATIVVTVEGKPRQSTRVPVLVTVTPVNEFRPACPNSATFTVPETAAFGSIVGRVAGTDRDYPLNSLEYSLEGGSGSAQPFSIDRRTGEILVVGSLDSQQQNYRLVVRLTDTHNDLDPRKRQSRLCDVSVRLQAVPDPRPVCIPDVQELRITAGSPGSRQPVTRLACRSGPDSAALTYTIVGGNEDGRFRLEGNTLVYLPNDRASPRPFVLVVEVWGGSAARRLSSVVAVVVHVTPRSTPVPPSATTQHTTLQREPLVVMQTEAVWHPPAWFVAVLTVSGALLVATLGCLARNLLCSNRAPGKLFLAKRSWRGKEEQGDPHASSPGQCDGRAQDPRTRRHHFFNSVTGAWRWI; translated from the exons ATGGGCATGCACGGCCAcctcaccttcctcctcctcagcctctgTGCCCCAG GGACTTTCACCAGAGCAACAG TCCTGCCTGACTTGCCACGTGTGGTGACCCTGAGTGAGGACACAGTGCCAGGCACCCGCGTTGCTGAGGTGACCGTGTCCTGCAGCAACTCAAGCGGCAGTCCCAATGTCACCCTGGATAGCATCGAGCCCAACCACCCCTTCAACTCCATCACCATCAGCTCTGACCCCATGGATGCCACCACATTCCAGGCAGAG gtGACACTGGCTGCTGGTGCAGAGCTCGATGCCCGCCAGGTGAACCAGTACACACTGGTCCTGAGGGCTGCTTGTCCTGGTGAGGATGAGGTGGAAGAACGGCTCTCTGTCCGAGTGACACCAGGGCATGTGCTGCGCTGTGACAGCCCCTTTGCCAGTGCAG aggGTGATGTGGTGCGGGTGCTGGCGGATGTGGCGCCCCGGACACCCCTGTATGCAGTGCTGCCACAGCCTCTTGGTGGACGTAAG TTCTGGCTACGAAACCACGACACACCGCTCAAGCTCACTCGCCGAGGCCTGGTGCTGGCACCTGACAATGGTTTTGACCCCTGCAAGGACATCCAG ACATTCAGGTTGGAGATTGAGGTGACAGATCGTCATGGGCACAACTGCAGTGGGGCTGTAAAGGTGGAGGTGCTGCCATCATGCCATCCCCGCATCACCTTCCC TGAGCCACACCaggctgtgacagtgacagaaggCATTGGCCCCTGGGAGGTGGTCACACAGGTCCGTGCCAGAGGTGACAATGTCCGCTATACCATCCTTGCTCCTGTGGCTCCTGAACTCTTCACCATTGAtgagg TGACAGGTGAGATCCGCAGCACCCGCCGGCTGGAGGTGACCCGTGCCCACCTCCTCATCCGGGCTTACAACGCGCTTCACCCCGAGGACCACGCCACCACCACGGTCAATATCACTGTGCAGGAGACAGACCATTGGGCACCAAGATGTGTCCCAGCCATCTTTGT GTCCCAGGTGCCTGAAACTGTGTCCCCCGGCAGCACCTTGGTGAGACTGAGGTGCACCGACTCCACCAGCACTGATAGGTGTCTGCACTATGCTCTTGAGGggcctccttcctccctctcccactTCTGCATGGAGGGGCCACAGCTGAAG GTCAACACCACCCTGGACTATGACTCTGAGGCCATGAGTGCTCTGGGCTTCCAGTTCACGGCCACCATTGTAGTGACAGTGGAAGGGAAGCCACGACAGAGCA CCCGTGTGCCTGTGCTTGTGACGGTGACACCTGTGAACGAATTTAGACCGGCGTGCCCCAACAGTGCCACCTTCACCGTGCCAGAGACAGCAGCTTTTGGCAGCATCGTGGGGCGTGTGGCTGGCACTGACAGAGACTACCCCCTGAACAGCCTCGAGTACAGCCTGGAGGGgggctctggctctgcacagcccttcTCCATCGACAGGCGCACTG GTGAGATCCTCGTGGTGGGATCCCTGGACTCCCAGCAGCAGAATTACAGGCTGGTGGTGCGGCTGACGGACACACACAATGACCTGGAccccaggaagaggcagagccGTCTGTGTGACGTGTCTGTGCGCCTGCAG GCTGTGCCGGACCCGCGGCCGGTGTGCATCCCCGACGTGCAGGAGCTGCGGATCACGGCTGGGTCCCCGGGCAGCCGCCAGCCTGTCACCCGCCTGGCGTGCCGCAGCGGCCCCGACAGCGCCGCGCTGACTTACACCATTGTTGGAG GCAATGAAGATGGGCGCTTTCGGCTGGAAGGGAACACCCTTGTCTACCTCCCCAATGACCGAGCCTCGCCTCGCCCCTTTGTCCTAGTGGTGGAGGTGTGGGGCGGCTCTGCGGCCCGCCGCCTCAGCAGCGTGGTGGCAGTGGTCGTGCACGTCACCCCCCGAAGCACCCCGGTGCCACCCAGCGCCACCACCCAGCACACG ACGCTGCAGAGGGAGCCGCTGGTTGTCATGCAGACAGAGGCAGTGTGGCACCCACCGGCCTGGTTTGTAGCCGTGCTGACCGTCTCTGGTGCCCTGCTGGTGGCCACCCTGGGCTGCCTGGCCCGGAACCTGCTGTGCAG CAACCGGGCCCCTGGCAAGCTGTTCCTAGCCAAGAGGT CGTGGCGGGGCAAAGAGGAACAGGGAGACCCACATGCCAGCAGCCCA GGGCAGTGTGATGGCCGTGCTCAGGACCCAC GCACCCGCAGGCACCATTTCTTCAACAGCGTGACCGGGGCTTGGCGCTGGATCTGA
- the UBA7 gene encoding ubiquitin-like modifier-activating enzyme 7 yields the protein MAGSEEESRYSRQLYVLGGGARRLPGSAVLVSGLRGTGAQVATALVLAGTGRVVLHDCGAVCVADRTHQFLLGESDLGQNRAKASQQALAKLNPCVVVEAYTGELSEAFLASFQVVVLTESLLEEQLRVGNFCHAHGICFIVADTKGLAGQLFCDFGEHFVVDDPEEGDPVSAAVQHISQGNPAVVTCMRTENSYGRFFCDGDLVTFSGVQGMTELNGQEPIPVHVLDDFRLEIGDTSSFSPYRCGGLVSQVQQRRECAHEPLCRALEKPKIQVAIPENLPRSRSLHVAFQALHAFRREQGRLPRPRAPADAERVLELARSLGEQRGFLDEDIVRAFASVSAGDLCPVASVLGALAAQEVLKAITRKFMPLEQWLYFDSLECLALPGAAQLTETDCTPRGSRYDGQIAIFGANFQEKLGHQKYLVVGAGAIGCELLKNFAMMGLAAGDGELIVTDMDTVALSNLHRQFLYRSADISESKSVVAAAAVQRMNPDVRVIAHQNQVGPATEILYTDKFFQHLDGVASALDTIEARSYLERRCLHCHTPLLDSGTEGTQGNVLAMVPSLTKPLGPASTPRDGTFPLCTLRHFPRTIQHTLQWARDEFEGLFQLPAEQVNKFMDDPAFLEQQESGKVLEQVWASLQERPRDWRDCVRWACQRWQSCYHDAITQLLHTYPPEHETSTGVPFWAGDRSCPHPLTLNPDNDTHLNYIVAAAHLFAQTYRVPPCRDRVAIQAILRDVVLPPFAPQEGLQIPLTEELTEEAQVPTDHKRLTELTQDLVQWRQELVGAEEAQAPLMEPIHFEKDNDVHIDFITAASNLRAENYGISPASWLTSKRIAGRIVPAIITTTAAVAGLACLEVYKLVWECQDLSCYRNSNINLSVCLLLRFQPPPAPTYRYGGREWNSWDRLEMQAVGADGQAMTVQEVLDWLQSTHGWTVTMLLCGDSVLYDSKADAKTRVRQQAQRLSENLEDARMPQQQHLELLYICEGEDAEAEDARPPLLCSLP from the exons ATGGCGGGAAGCGAAGAGGAGTCGCGGTACTCGCGGCAGCT GTACGTGCTGGGCGGCGGCGCGCGGCGGCTGCCCGGCTCGGCGGTGCTGGTGTCGGGGCTGCGCGGCACCGGAGCGCAGGTGGCGACGGCGCTGGTGCTGGCGGGGACCGGGCGCGTCGTCCTGCACGACTGCGGTGCCGTCTGCGTCGCCGACCGCACCCACCAG TTCCTCCTGGGGGAGAGTGATCTAGGCCAGAACCGTGCCAAGGCATCCCAGCAGGCCTTGGCCAAGCTGAACCCCTGTGTGGTGGTCGAGGCTTACACCGGGGAGCTGTCGGAGGCCTTCCTTGCCTCCTTCCAG GTGGTGGTGCTGACTGAGtccctgctggaggagcagctccgCGTTGGAAACTTCTGCCATGCCCATGGCATCTGCTTCATCGTGGCTGACACCAAGGGGCTGGCAGG GCAGCTGTTCTGTGACTTTGGGGAGCACTTTGTTGTTGATGATCCAGAAGAAGGGGATCCAGtgtctgctgctgtgcagcacatcTCCCAG GGCAACCCAGCAGTGGTGACATGCATGAGGACAGAGAACAGCTATGGCCGTTTCTTCTGTGATGGTGACCTGGTGACGTTTTCTGGCGTGCAGGGGATGACAGAGCTGAACGGCCAGGAGCCCATCCCTGTGCATGTGCTTG ATGACTTCAGGCTGGAGATTGGTGACACCAGCTCCTTCTCGCCCTACCGCTGTGGGGGTCTGGTTTCACAGGTGCAGCAGCGCCGGGAGTGTGCCCAC GAGCCCCTGTGCCGGGCACTGGAGAAGCCCAAAATCCAGGTGGCAATTCCTGAGAATCTGCCACGCAGCCGCAGCCTGCACGTCGCCTTCCAGGCCCTTCACGCTTTCCGCAGGGAGCAGGGCCGCCTGCCGCGGCCCAGGGCACCG GCGGATGCTGAGCGGGTGCTGGAGCTGGCGCGGAGCCTGGGAGAACAGCGGGGTTTCCTGGATGAGGACATCGTGCGCGCCTTCGCCAGCGTGAGTGCGGGGGACCTGTGCCCCGTGGCCTCTGTGCTCGGGGCGCTGGCAGCccaggaggtgctgaag GCCATCACTAGGAAGTTCATGCCCCTGGAGCAGTGGTTGTACTTCGACTCCCTGGAGTGCCTGGCGCTGCCGGGGGCCGCGCAGCTGACAGAGACAGACTGTACCCCG agaggCTCTCGCTATGATGGCCAGATTGCCATCTTTGGGGCCAATTTCCAGGAGAAGCTGGGCCACCAGAAGTACCTGGTG GTGGGAGCTGGTGCCATCGGCTGCGAGCTGCTGAAGAACTTCGCCATGATGGGGCTAGCGGCAGGGGATGGGGAACTCATTGTCACTGACATGGACACTGTTGCCCTCTCCAACCTCCATCGGCAGTTTCTCTATCGCTCAGCAGATATATCG gagTCAAAGTCGGTGGTGGCCGCAGCAGCTGTGCAGCGCATGAACCCTGATGTCAGAGTGATAGCACACCAGAACCAGGTGGGACCTGCCACCGAGATTCTCTACACAGACAAATTCTTCCAGCACCTGGATGGTGTTGCCAGCGCTCTGGACACTATAGAGGCCC gcagctATTTGGAGAGACGCTGTCTCCACTGCCACACACCACTGCTGGACTCGGGcacggaggggacacaggggaatGTGCTGGCCATGGTACCGTCCCTGACCAAGCCTCTGGGGCCAGCCAGcacccccagggatggcacCTTCCCCCTCTGCACCCTGCGGCACTTCCCCCGCACCATCCAGCACACACTGCAG TGGGCCCGTGATGAGTTTGAGGGGCTTTTCCAGCTACCTGCAGAACAAGTCAACAAGTTCATGGA TGACCCGgctttcctggagcagcaggagtcAGGGAAGGTCCTGGAGCAGGTGTGGGCCAGCCTGCAGGAGCGGCCGCGGGACTGGCGAGACTGTGTGCGCTGGGCATGCCAGCGCTGGCAGAGCTGCTACCACGATGCCAtcacccagctgctgcacacCTATCCCCCGGAGCAT GAAACCAGCACAGGTGTCCCCTtctgggcaggggacaggagctgtCCCCATCCGCTGACATTGAACCCTGACAAT GACACCCACCTGAACTATATTGTGGCGGCTGCCCACCTCTTTGCCCAAACATACAGAGTGCCACCATGCAGGGACCGGGTGGCCATCCAGGCCATCCTCCGTGATGTGGTCCTGCCACCCTTTGCACCCCAGGAAGGACTCCAGATCCCCCTCACAGAGGAACTGACAGAGGAGGCACAAGTTCCTACAG ATCACAAGCGGCTGACAGAGCTTACCCAGGACCTGGTGCAGTGGAGACAGGAGCTGGTGGGGGCTGAGGAGGCACAAGCACCCTTGATGGAGCCCATCCACTTTGAGAAG GACAACGATGTCCACATAGACTTTATCACAGCAGCGTCCAACCTGCGTGCAGAGAATTATGGCATCTCCCCTGCCAGCTGGCTGACG AGCAAGCGAATTGCTGGACGGATTGTGCCTGCCATCATCACCACCACGGCAGCCGTGGCCGGGCTGGCGTGCCTGGAGGTCTACAAGCTGGTGTGGGAGTGCCAGGACCTCAGCTGCTACCGCAACAGCAACATCAACCTGTCCGTCTGCCTGCTGCTCCGTTTCCAGCCCCCACCAGCCCCCACCTACCGG TACGGCGGGCGGGAGTGGAACTCCTGGGACCGGCTGGAGATGCAGGCAGTCGGCGCAGATGGGCAGGCGATGACagtgcaggaggtgctggacTGGCTGCAG AGCACACATGGCTGGACCGTGACCATGCTCCTGTGTGGCGACAGTGTGCTCTATGACAGCAAGGCAGATGCAAAGACACGGGTCCGGCAGCAAGCACAGAG GCTATCAGAGAACTTGGAGGATGCCAGgatgccacagcagcagcacctggagctgctgtatATATGTGAAGGAGAGGATGCTGAGGCTGAAGATGCCCGTCCCCCTCTCCTGTGTTCCCTACCTTAA
- the INKA1 gene encoding PAK4-inhibitor INKA1: MHNARPDELGADRWCRRDAGPTLRAHMPGTRQAPHHPGKAPGPAPRAPRPGSAADSACSLDPAAEEEEGGGPAARSPPASERSLEFDSGYSEASGGTWREEEVPVRRRHLLPCQRAHRLSAGPAAPPAAPARRVRPKSTSDACLEQWRALEPADTQDWTVALLSQSRNRQPLVLGDNCFADLVENWMDLPEVGAEPRRRAPAEPSRRLAKPPAFLLSLSGNVRRKLANMARPRGADGARPGSRDATKRFSCPLGLGGQPKGACFHQSHSNIAQLATDFHRFTALMNSRSRQPIICNDVIGYI, encoded by the exons ATGCACAACGCCCGCCCGGACGAGCTCGGCGCCGACCGG tggtGCCGGCGGGACGCGGGGCCGACGCTGCGGGCGCACATGCCCGGCACGCGGCAGGCACCGCACCACCCCGGAAAGGCGCCGGGGCCGGCTCCCCGTGCCCCGCGCCCCGGCTCGGCGGCAGACTCGGCCTGCAGCCTGGATCCCGCtgccgaggaggaggaggggggaggCCCGGCCGCTCGCTCCCCCCCGGCCAGCGAGCGCAGCTTGGAGTTCGACTCGGGGTACTCGGAGGCGTCGGGGGGCACgtggagggaagaggaggtgCCCGTGCGGCGCCGGCACCTGCTGCCCTGCCAACGGGCACACCGGCTctccgccggccccgccgccccaccggccgcccccgcccgccgcgtCCGCCCCAAATCCACTTCGGACGCCTGTCTGGAGCAGTGGCGAGCCCTGGAGCCCGCCGACACGCAGGACTGGACCGTAGCACTGCTGTCGCAGAGCCGGAACCGGCAGCCTCTGGTGCTGGGTGACAACTGCTTCGCCGACCTGGTGGAGAACTGGATGGACCTGCCCGAGGTGGGCGCCGAACCGCGCCGCCGAGCCCCTGCCGAGCCCTCCCGGCGGCTGGCCAAGCCCCCCGCCTTCCTGCTCAGTCTCTCGGGAAACGTACGCCGCAAGCTGGCCAACATGGCCCGGCCTCGGGGGGCCGACGGTGCGCGGCCGGGGAGCCGCGATGCCACCAAGCGTTTCTCCTGCccgctggggctggggggacaaCCCAAGGGCGCCTGCTTCCACCAGTCCCACAGCAACATTGCCCAGCTGGCCACGGACTTCCACCGCTTTACTGCCTTGATGAACAGCCGCAGCCGCCAGCCCATCATCTGCAACGACGTTATCGGCTACATTTAG